A window of Motilibacter rhizosphaerae genomic DNA:
ACGCCGGTGGCGGTGCGCTGGACCTGCGCGTGCACCTCGTCGGGCGTCGCGTGGCCGAGGGTGGAGACGGCCTCGAGGACGAGCTGGCGCTGCGGCGTCAGCCGGTAGCCCCGCTCGCGGAGCAGCTCCCTCCAGTCCCCCACGTCCGCCTCCTCAGGCCCGGGGCGCGACCTCGGGCGGGTCGAGCCGCCCGGGGGCCACGACCGTGCCGGCCGGTCCTGGCGCGAGCGCCTCGGCGGCGTCGACGCGCTTGAGCCGTGCGCTGGCGTGCGGCGCCATCGGCTGGCCGTACGCCGCCTTGTCGTAGGCGTAGAGCAGGTCGCCCTGGACGAGGCCGTAGAGCCGGTGGCCGGCCTGGTGCTCGTCGGCGTGCAGGGTGCGCGCGACGACGTCGGTCGTCATCTCGACCCGCGCGGGCGCGATGGAGCCGACGTAGACCTCGACGACGCCGCCGGGCTGGGCGATGATCGCCTCCACCTCGGTGCCGCCCATGACCGGGCGCCAGTAGCCGGTCTCGACGGTGATGACCTCGCCGACCGTGCCGTCCTCGCCGAGGGCCCAGAGCCGGGAGTCGAAGGTGAGGTAGTCGCCCCCGTGGTGGCCGAAGACCACCTGCTGGCCGAACTGCGCCTCGGGCTGGCCGGGGTAGCCGATCACCCCGGCGCCCTGCCACGTGCCGAGCAGCCAGGCCACCGGCACGAGGACGGACGGGAGGTCCGGGGTCAGCTCCACCGCGACGTCACGAGCCCCGGCTAGGCCTGGGCCTTGAACAGCCGGTAGACCACGTAGAACGCGAA
This region includes:
- a CDS encoding FABP family protein, which produces MELTPDLPSVLVPVAWLLGTWQGAGVIGYPGQPEAQFGQQVVFGHHGGDYLTFDSRLWALGEDGTVGEVITVETGYWRPVMGGTEVEAIIAQPGGVVEVYVGSIAPARVEMTTDVVARTLHADEHQAGHRLYGLVQGDLLYAYDKAAYGQPMAPHASARLKRVDAAEALAPGPAGTVVAPGRLDPPEVAPRA